A segment of the Symmachiella macrocystis genome:
ACGAGGGCGACGTTGCACATGAAAATGCAATCGTAGTCCTGCAAGTCCTGGCCAACGAGGTCGCCGCTGCCGATGACCCGCGGCGAAAAGGGGCTGGTCGACCCGGTTGACGGTTCGGTGGGTTGCAATGCCAAAGCCAGAAAGTCGGTCGCATTGCCCATCTCGCGCCCCGAGCGACTGCCATTGACGCACAGCACGTTCAGCCGATCACGAACCGGCACCGACAGCCAGCGACGATTATCGACGTCGAGCGCGTCCCCCTGCAGGCGAACTTCCACGCGATGTTCTCCTCCGGCAGAAAACGTATGCGTAAAGATTTCACTAGCAGCCGTTCCGGGCACCAAATTCACGCGGCGTGTGGCTTGCAGTTTGTTATCGACAAGAAATTCCAGCAGCTGACTATCTTGTGGGATCCGCCCGAAGTTTTGCACCGTCGCTTCGAATTGCACAGGACGACCCATCGCCACGTGCGACTGCAATGTCCGCAACGACGTCACCGCCGTATTTTCCTGGCTCTGCTTACCCAGATCAATCAGCACCAGTTGGGCATCCTGTCCAAGCTGTTTCATGGAATTGCGAAACTCGGTCAATTGCGAATTCGAACGCGGTAACCATCCGGCGCTTTGAAAGTCGCTAATAAAATAGACCTCTTTGCGCTCAGGGACTCCGCTTTTCTCTTCCAGCAGTTCTTTGATGCTCTCCAAAATCGGAGCCACGTCTCCCCGTCCGTGGGGTAACTCGAGCACCGATATTTCTTCAACCAAATCCTCTTTGCGAAACGAGGGCGTCGCTACAATCACCTGCGGCGCCGCTTCGGCAATGCGTAATAAATTAAACGCATCCCCCTGCCCCGACTGGTCAATAATTTGACGGGCGACTTCTTGGGCCTGATGAAACCGGCTTTGGTTCTCCTGTTGAAAGCCCATGCTGAATGTTGAATCGATGACCACAATTCGGTGCGTTGGTGCATCGGCGGGAAACGTGAGACCAAGACTCCGGAAGTGCGGCTCTGCCAGTGCAAGCGCCAACAGAATCATAATCAACGCGCGAATCGCCAGCAAAATCAACTGCTCCAGCCGGATCCGACGCGACTTTTTTTGCACCGCCTGAATCAAAAACCGCATCGCCGCCCATTCCGATTCGCGGAACTTACGCTTGTTGAGCAAATGGATGATGATCGGCGCAGCACCAAGCGCCGCTCCCCACAACATCCAAGGACTCAAAAAGAATTCCATGAGCGATTTCTGGTTTTTATTATTCTCTGGTTCCCAAACTCTGTTTGGGAACCCACTTTCCCGAAGCTCTGCTTCGGTGAATTTGGTTATCTACTTGATTTGGTCACAGTCAAATGTACAACGTGCGAATCGGAGCTTCGCTGAAATGCGTTCCCAAACGGAATTTGGGAACGAGTGAAACCTTTTCTAACGCCTACAGCCTAAAGCCTCTTCCCGTCTCTGTGTCCTCCGTGCCTCCGTGGTGAACTTCAAGTTTACGTCTTATGCATATGCTGCGACCGACCCGACAGGTACGCCGACAGGGCCATGTTGAGTGGTTGGTCGGTTCTGAGCAGCATGTAATCCATATGCATGTCGCGGCAGCCTTTGCGGACTTCGCGGAGGAATTGTTCGAACTCCTCTTGGTAGGCGGCGCGCAACACACGGGGTTCGGTTAATTGTTCGGGCAAACCTTCCAGTCCTTTAAACAACGTGGGGTCCTCGAAGGGAAAATCCTGCTCTGCCGGATCGATGGTGTGCAGCACAATCACTTCGTGGCGGCGATAGCGCAGATGTTTTAATCCGTGCATCAACGAGGTGATGTCGTCGAACAGGTCGCTGAGGATTATTACCAACCCCCGTTTATTGATCCGTTCGGCGATCTCATGAAAAATCGGCCCCATCGCCGATTCGCCAGCTGCTGGGTTCTGCTCCATCACGTGGCAGAGTTGTTTGATCTGCGAAGGATGGCTGGAAGCGCGGATGAAATTGTGCAAGGCATTGTCGTAGGTCGCCAAACCGACCGCGTCGCGCTGTTGCAGCACCAAATATGAAATAGCCGCGGCGACGTGCTGGGCATATTCCAACTTGGACATCGCTGCCTGATCGCTGCGATACCGCATCGATTCGCTGGTATCGAGCAGGATGTGGCAAGCGAAGTTGGTCTCTTCTTCGTACTGCTTGAGATAAAAGCGGTCGCTGCGGCCGAAGACCTTCCAATCGACGTGCCGCAAGTCGTCCCCTGGTACGTACTCTCGGTGCTCGGCGAACTCGATTGAGAAGCCGTGATAGGGACTTTTATGCAATCCAGAAACGAACCCCTCGACGATCAGTCGAGCTTTGATTTCCAAGCCCTGCAGCTTAGACAGCGTTCGCGGATCTAAAAATTTCCGATAGTTTTCCGCCACCGGCCAATTGCTCCGGGTCTTGGGGAATCAACTCCGTCAGTCGCCGCACGATTTCGTCGGGCGAAACCCCTTCGGCTTCGGCATTGAAGTTGGTGATAATACGATGCCGCATCACCGGATAGGCGACGGCGGCGACATCTTCGGTACTGACATAGGCGCGGCCATGCAGCATAGCGCGGGCTTTGGCACCCCAGATCAAACATTGACTGGCACGTGGGCCGGCGCCCCAATTGACAAATTCGTCGACAAAATCAGGAACGTTCCCTTTTTGTTTGCGAGTCAAACGCGCGAACTGCATCGCATACCGAATGACGTGATCGGCAACGGGTACTTTGAGCACGATGTCCTGCAGCACAGCGACATCCTCGGCGGAAAGGACTTTTTCCACTTTCGACTGCTCTAGCGCCGTGGTTTGACGGACGATCTGAAACTCTTCCTCTTCGTCGGGATAGTCGACGTAGATGTTGAACATGAATCGATCGAGCTGCGCTTCGGGTAACGGATAGGTCCCTTCCTGCTCGATCGGGTTTTGTGTCGCCAGCACAAAAAACGGTTCCGGCAATGCACGCCGCTTGCCGCCGGTGGTGACTTGATGTTCCTGCATCGCTTCCAAAAGCGCCGCTTGCGTTTTTGGGGGGGTACGGTTGATCTCGTCGGCGAGGATTACATTCGCAAAGATCGGTCCGGGCAAAAATTTGAAATCGCGGTCGCCGGTCGACTTATTTTCCTGAATGACTTCGGTACCGGTGATGTCCGAAGGCATTAAGTCGGGCGTGAACTGAATGCGATTGAACGACAGGCTCAGCGTTTCGGCCAGTGTGTGGATGATCAACGTTTTGGCCAAGCCGGGCACACCAACCAAAAGGCAGTGTCCGCGTGCAAAAATCGCGATCAACAACTGCTCGATGACTTCGTCCTGCCCGACAATGACTTTGCCGAGTTCGTCTTTGACTTTTTGGTAGCCTTCGCGGAGCCGCGCGACCGCTTGATGGTCGGATTCGGGAAATTCCGCGAGGGGTGCTGGGTCGCCGTCCACGGGGGGTGCTCCTTGTGAATCATGGTGTTGCTGCGCGCACGTCCAGCGCAGGACCAATGTATTATAGGCGGCCCGCCCGGGGAAGTCGCCTGCCACGCCCCAGAAATCGTGCAGCAGCATCCCCTCGGGCTAAAAAGTTGGTTATGATGAACCGACCGACAATTTGCGTCATCCCCCCATTTTGGAGAAGAACATGTCCTCAACCGTTGATTCGCCCGCCTCGCGCCGACAATTTATGAAGACGACCGCCGTCGCAGCTGCCGCTACCCTGGTCCCCGGCGTCGCCTCCCCGCTATTCGCCGCCGAGAAAGATCCTTATGCCGGTTTCCGCATGGGAATTCAAAGTTATTCGCTCCGCGGCTTCGACGTGACCAAAGCGCTGGATACGACGGACAAACTGGGACTGCACTACTGGGAAGCGTATCCCAATCACATTCCGGTTAGCACGGTCCCCGCCCAGGTGGCCAAATACAAAAAGATGCTCGACGCTGCCAATGTCAAGTTGATTGCCTTCGGCGTACTGCCGTTTAGCAAAGATGAGACGCAGGCCCGTGCGTTTTTTGATTTTGCCAAAGCCATCGGCGTCGAAACACTCAGCGCCAACCCGGAAAAGAACAAAGCAACATTCGATTTGCTGGACAAGTTGGTTGAAGAATACGCCATCAACATCGCCATCCACAACCACGGTCCCGGTGCAAAATACGACAAGATCGACGACGTGGTGGAGATCGTCAAAGGGCGGAATCCCCGCGTGGGAGCCTGCGTCGACACAGGGCATTTCCTGCGGAGCAATGAAGACCCCGTAGAAGCCATCGATCGCCTGAGCGACCGTCTGTACGGCGTGCATCTGAAGGACGTCAAGGATGCCAAAATCATGACAATCCTCGGCGAAGGAGACTTGGACGTGGTCGGCTGCCTCAAACTGCTCAAAAAGAATGACTACAAGCATTCATTGGCAGTGGAGTACGAAGAAAACCACGAGAACCCAGTCTCGGACATCGAAGTCTGCCTCTCAAACGTCCGCAAAGCCGTTAAGCAGATTGGGTGACGTAGAAACTAGTGGCCGGTGGCCAGTGGCCAGAATGGGGGGCGACCGGACTGGATGGCGTGGACCGAATCTTGGCCTGTGCCATTTGGTTCTCACCGACCAACCCTCAAGCCTGTCACCTCAAGCCTCACGCCTACTTCGACGTACTCTTCATCATCAGATAACCGATGATGCCGATCGTCACTAGGACGTAACCGTATTCTGCTGGTCCCATGGTGCGCCAGCTGTGCATGAGCGTTTTGTAGTAATATTCCGGCCATTCACTCATCGGAATTCTCGCTTCTGTCACGACAGAGAGGGGGGTTGGTCCGCATACCGAAATTCGGTTCTGACAAACCTAGCTCACGAAATCCCATTAGGCAAATTTTGGCCCCGGTCCGTGAGTCGGGTGCCTCTGCTGGCTGCGACAGCAGTGTTTTCCCGGTATTCAACCGGCGATTAGTCGTTGTTCGAGTCCGTTTTATGCGTCGCTTGAACTTCGATGATCTGCTCATTGTGCCGGTTTTGCGAATTTTGCGTCCCGGCCCAAAACTGCGCCGCCCCCTGCCCTGACATCATCACGCTGCCGCGAAACTTGACGGACAACCACTTCTTAATCACGGCCCGCGCGGGGGGAATCAGCAGGCTGAAACCGACCGCATCGGTCAAGATTCCCGGCGTCAGTAACAGCGCCCCAGCAACGAAAATCAACAGCGCATCGACCAGCGTCCCGGCGGGCGCTTCGCCGCTGGAGAGTTGTCGCTGAATCTTTTGCCAAGTCTGCCACCCCTGCAGCCGCGTCAACCAAGCGCCGACTACACCAGTCACCAGCACCAACAGCACCGTAAACTGCCAACTCGTGACGTCGCTGAGCCACAGCAACAACACCAGCTCGGCGAACGGCACGATCGTAAACAACAACATCAAACGAAATAACACGCGGGTTGGTTTCCTTATGGGGGCGGTATAATTAGCCTCAGATTGAACCATAATCACTCCGATTTCGCACTCTGCGCGTCGGAGTCCTGTGCTGGAGATTCGTCGGCGGGCGGTTTTTCTTGGGGCTGTTCTTTTGCCTGATACAGTTGCGGCGGTTTTCTCGCGAGGGGTGCTGAATAGGCGGAGTGTGAACCGACCGGTAATGTAAAGACTTGGTAACTGCCGTTGACTTGGCGGCGGTACATTAACGGATATGTGATGGCGAAATAGTGAGACTCGCCCGACGGCAACGTAAAGGGCGCGCTCCAGTCGCTATAGGGACCTTTCGTTTCATAGACGAGCGGTTGGTCGAAGTTGTTTGTGATCTTCACGCCGGGAGCGCCGAAGGTCGTGACGATTTGCGGCGGAGCCCAGGTGATGTCGTTGACGCGCAGCTTGCTGTAACCGAGATCGAAATCTGCGATGTCCACTCGCGAAGCGGTTCCCCCTTCGGTCAACTCCGCCCAACCAGCCAACAACACTTCGCGAATTCGCGGCAAATCAATCGTGTTGTCTTCCGGCTTCAAGTCGGGAGCGAATCGCGCTTGCAGATTCAATTCCGGTTGCCCCTGCCATTGCAGCGCCAACGCCCGCGTGAGTGACGTCGGTTTTTGTAAGGTGGGAATCACCCGTTGTGATGCGGAGAATTCTAGTTCCGCGTACGGTGTCCATGTCTCGCTGGTCGCATCGGTTTTGATTGCCAGCGAAATCAACAATCGGGGAAGCTGCAAGCGCATTGTCGATTGGGCGACATCCTCTTCGCCACCGGACTTTGCGGGGGCATCGACGATCTGCAGCGGTTCGGTCATGATCAACTCCGACCAAATCTGCACGTCGGGTCCGTAATGCTTTAAGTCGGGAATCACCTCGGACAAAAACTGGCGGTCCGCCAACTTTTTGAAATTTTCAATCGGCGTATCCAGCAAATGAATACGGGCTGCATCGTCATCAATCAGCATTTGTGTCAACGGGCCGAGCATGTTCGGCGCCAGGCCAAATTGAAATTCCTCGGTTTGTGGGACCTGCTCGGCATCGGGCCCCACTGCGGCAATCACACGGGGCCGCGGTGGCGCTTGACGCGCATCAATGGCGGCCGCCGTTGCGCCCAAGACGATCGAGATCCCTTTGTCGTCGGTACTGACCGATTGGGGCCAAACCCGCACGCGCGGCTTGTAGACCGGCAACGGCCACAATCCGGTGACCAGTTTTCCGGCGGGTGAGAGATCAATCTTCTTTTCCAACTCCGCCACCATCGGCGGAATCGCCGTCAGAATTTCGTTTTCGATGCGACTCTTACTACCGTACAACCCGCTGCGCAAACTGCTGGCAATACGGCCTTCATCCATACCTAAGCCGCTCGCGGAAATCCCATTGGGACCGCTCACCGACCAGTTGTCGTTGGGAATGCGGAAGTAGGTGCCGCGCAAGCGAAGTTTCAATTGCTGATTCACAATATAAGGCGTCACGTCAAAGCTGATCCAAATCGGCCGACGATATCCCAGCGCGATACTCATCGGTCCGGCTTGTGCATAACGCCCGCCTCCCAGCGGTCCGGGCGAACCTGAAATCGAGGCTCCGCTGATGTTGATCCGCACGTCGCTCAGCCCGACTTGCACGTTCACCTTGTCTTTGGTGTACGCTTTCACCCGCGCTCGCACGAGCCGGCCTGAATAGTTGATGCCATACAACGTTGTACTGAACGAGACGCCTTGTACCGACGAGCCTTGCCCAATGTTGGCAATGACGCCCCGCGTCACATCCGGGGGCGTCACTTGCGGAATTGTCTCGGCCATCGCCTTGAGCAGGTCGTTCCCCAGGCGCACACTGATTGCGCTTGGGATCTCCAAAGCCGGAACAAACGGTTCCGCATCGCGACTCTTCTGTTCGTCGATTGAGCGATCGCGCGGTTTGGCCAGCAGCGGCGCTGTCGATTTCACAGGGGCCGCGGGATCGAGCATCCAGGTATACAAGCGAGGATCCCGATAAGCGAGTTTCCAGGCATCGTGTTCAGCATCGGGATAAACGGTGAAATACGGATCCGCCCCCAATTTGCGCAGGGCGTCAATGACCTGTTGGTCGTCCGCGATTTTAACGACCGGATCCTTCGCGCCGTGAAAGCACCAGACAGGAATGTCTTGGATCGTTTTAGCAATTGCCGGATCGCCACCGCCGGAGATCGGTACCAAGGCAGCCCAGAAATCGGGCTTCGCCGCTCCCATCAACCACGTTCCATAACCCCCCATCGACCAGCCGGTCACGATTCGCTGTTGCGGATCAACGCGGAAATCCTTTTCGACCGTCTCCAAAATCTTCAACGCCCGCGCCCCATCGGGCGAATCGGGCGACCATGCGGTGAGAATCCGCCCCTTAGTATCCTCGGCTTGCGGAAAAACGGCAATAAAGGGAAAGCTGTCCGCCTGCTCTTTGATTGCCGGTCCCAAACCTTGCTCGACCTGCGCCTGGCCGTCGTTGCCGCGCTGGTCCGCACTATGCAGGAACAAAATCACCGGCCACTGTTTGGCCGCGTCATAATTCTGGGGTACGAAGACCTTATATTTATGATCGCCAGCGTCGTCGGTATAAACCCGATCCAAAAACCCAGTGTCAGCGGCCGTGGCAATCGCGACTGGCGCGACTAATGCCGTAATCATCAAGGCTACAATGCGGATCCGTCGGCGAAGCATGACTGTCTCTCCATAAAAAACTGGTACTCGTTTCATAAACCCGGTTGCGCTTGTCCTCGAAACTTGCAGATCAGTATCCGCAGGACGCGTCAAAGGGTTTTGAAACGACTTGTCAGGAAGATTTCCTCCGTGCTGTGCCGCCATGAAACAGCCGCGGGCGATTGAATCAGAAAGGCTTAAGCCCTCCCACGTTTATTGTTGCCGACGCGGTTATCGAATCAAGTCGGAATGCAAAAATTCGACGCCATCTGCTGCAAGGTTGCCGCGGTGTCGGTTTTGGACACTCGGCCGATTCAAAATACTCCTAATAGACCATCTTAACTCAGTTTTTCGGGTACGAACAACGAACAGGAAAGCGACATCGGAGCGGCGATTGTGAACAACAGACCCGAAAACCAAGCTGCCGTGCAGCACTGGCGGCGATAGTGTTCAAGTGTTACCGTTCACGATACACTGCTAGTCCGCCGACAATGGGAAAACATTCGTTTGACTCGATAAACCTAGCTGATTTCGCAATGCCCGACGTCCCCTTGAAGACCGTCTCCCAGCTGACGCAGGAGATCAAAAACTGCCTGGAAACCGAATTCCCCTTCGTGTGGGTCTCGGGGGAAATCTCGAACCTCTCACGCGCCGCCTCCGGGCATTGTTACCTCACGCTCAAGGACGACTCCGCACAGTTGCGGGCGATCATGTGGCGGGGAACCGCCAATCGCTTGAAATTCGACCTGCACGACGGTTTGGAAGTCGTCGCCGCTGGACGCGTGGAAGTTTACGAAGCCCGCGGCTCGTATCAATTGATCATTGAACAGTGCGAACCGCAGGGGCTGGGCGCTCTGGAACTGGCGTTTCGCCAATTGCATGAAAAACTAGCAGGCGAGGGTCTGTTTGACCCGGAACACAAACAACCGTTGCCGGCAATTCCGCAACGTATCGCGCTGGTGACCAGCCCCACCAGCGCTGCTGTCCGGGATATGCTGCAGGTCCTCACAAGGCGCTGGCCGGCAGCGGAGATTTTGATTCTGCCGGTCCTGGTTCAGGGGCCGGGTGCTGCGGCGGAAATTGCGGCGGCACTGCGGTCCGTGCCGCAGATACCGGGCGTCGATGTCGTGATCACCGGTCGGGGCGGCGGCAGCTTGGAGGATCTCTGGGCGTTCAACGAAGAGATCGTCGCACGGGCGATTTATGATTGCCCGATCCCCGTTGTCAGCGCCGTGGGGCACGAAATCGACGTGACGATCGCCGACCTCGTGGCCGACCGCCGGGCCTTAACCCCCAGCGAAGCGGCCGAATTGGTCGTTCCCGACGTGCGTGACATCCGCGCAGGCATCGCTCAAATGCGCAATCGGCTGATTGGCGGACTGAAACAACAGGCGGTCACTGCACGGGGACAACTCGACGCTCTCGCCTCGCGACGCGTCTTCACACAACCGGCCGAACGGGTTCACGATTTGCAACAACTCCTCGACGAACTCGAGGCCCGCAACCGCCGTGCTGTGCAGCGGATTGTGGAAACCGCAAAGCAACAACTCGCGTCATCATCCGCATCGCTGGATGCCCTCAGCCCGTTAGCCGTCCTGGGCCGTGGATATTCGCTCAGCAAAATCGCAGGCGGCACGGAATTCCTTAAAACGATCGACGATGCACCGGCGGGAGCGACGTTGCAGACGCTACTCGCAGATGGTCGGGTTACCAGTAAAATCGAATCGACAGACGCGGGCCAACCGCAAGACTTTTTGGAGTAAACCCAACATGGCCAAACGCGCCAAAAAAGAAAACGCAGCCCCGAAGTTTGAAGAAGCTCTTGAGCAATTGCAGCAGATCGTTGGCGAACTCGAAGAGAGTTCCGGCGGATTGGAGCATTCGCTCAAACGCTTCGAAGAAGGCATCGATTTGTTGCGAACCTGTTATCAAACCTTGGAGCAAGCGGAGCAAAAAATCGAATTGCTCACCGCTGTCGACGAACAGGGCAACCTCACCACCGCCCCCTTCGATGCCACATCAACCGTGGAACAAAAAACTCGCAAGTCAGCGAAAAAGAAACCAGCCGAAGACGAAGATGGCGGCAGTCTGTTCTAATCTCCGGATACGTCGGCCAAAGAACAACCGCGGGCGGCGCGAAACGTGTTGGTTCGCGCCGCCCTGCAGTTACCGGCATATTCCCTTTGTCCTAGACGTGGGGCTTACGCCGTCATCACTTTAATCTTCTGCGCCGCTTCGGCTTTCACCTTTGGCAACGTCAAACGCAACACGCCATCCTTGAGCGTTGCGTCGATGCCGTCGCGATCGACCTCTTCGGTGAGTTTGAACCGCCGCTGGTAAAGGCCGGCGGAGTGCTCGACGTAGTAGGGGTTGACCCCCTCGTGTGTGCATTCCGTTTTCTTCGCTTCGATCGTCAACACCTGTTTGTGCAAGGTGATGTCGACATCTTCTTCAGCGACGCCGGGCATATCGACGGTCAGAATCAACGCCTCGTTGGTTTCCGAAATATCTACGCGCGGATTCAATACCTCTTCGGTAGTTTTTTCCGTTGTGGTTTGGTCCGTCGTGCAACAACTCTTGGTCAAACCCTCTTGTGTTTGAGTCATGACATCCTCCCTTTCTTCTATCTGTTGCGTCGTATCATCAGACGCGAATGACAATTCCAATGTAGGTCGTGGCGCTTTACGAAGCGCGTTTGACCGTGATCTTCTTGGGCTTGCTCGCTTCCGGTTTGTGCAGGACAACCGTCAATACGCCTTGAGTGTATTCCGCTTCGGTCTGTGCTGCATCGACCTCGAACGGCAATCGCAACGTACGCGAAAATTCGCCCGTGCCCCGTTCACGACGATGGTACTTCTCGTCCTCGCCCAACGTATCGACCGGGCGGTTTCCTTTGATCGTCAGCATGTCACCTTCGACAGTGATGTCAATGTCGTCAGCATTGACTCCAGCAACCTCGGCGGTGACGACCAAACGGTCTTCACCCGACAAGACGTTCATGGCTGGAAAAGCTTGTGCTCCGGTCCGCACCGCGTCGGAAAGTCCGGAAAAAATTCGATTCATATCCACCGGCAAACGATTCAACTCTTGCCACGGATCCCAATGTTTTCGAAATGAAGTGTTCAGCATGATTTCACTTTCCTTTCACTCGTAATGATGAATTCGTCGAACATCTGTCTCCGCACAGGAACTGGCGGGGACTTGTGACTTTCAAATGTCCGATGGCAACCTTGAATGCAACCTCCATGCCGATCTGTTATCGCCGCAACGATTTGCCAGAAAATTCCAGCAGAAGCTTGTCCAACCAAGTCAAACCGAGCAGAACTAATCTCCATATCCCAATATTGAATAGACACTTACAGCGACACTCCGCAGTCCATTCCAATCATACCCCCTCTCAGCAAAATCCCCCAAAACCCATTTATGGCAGTTGAGTAAACCGGCCCGCAGACTGCCATATCGGCAGCCACCACCCAAGGCGACAGGCAGTGCCATTGTGGCAGCCTCAGGCGTGCGGCAGGCATGCCAGTCTGGCGGATAGTCCGTAATCCACTTGTGACTGTTAGGCAAGATTTGCATGCTCAATTTCACTGAGATGCCCGCAGCAACGTCGTAAAACGGCATTCGTTCGCCGCGCGTCCCCAAGGACTCCGATGAATAGAACCCGTAGTGATTGGTGCGGGGCAGGTCCGCTCTCTTAAAAATATGCGATAACGAACGAGGCTGGTTGCGTGACAGGGTTTGCCGGGTCTCAACATTCTGATGAACGGCGGCGGCGGCGTTTGGCAGTCGAGCAGGATGGCGCGCAGTCCGAATCGTTTACGTCGACCAGAGAAGCAAACAAAGAGTTGGACGCGATCGCGCTCGTCGAACTGGCGATCCAGGCCCTCATTCCCCGCTCCATTTGGCCGCACCTCGGCGTCGCCCTGGTTTTGGCGATGTTGGTTTTCGGCAGCCACGCTGCTCTGGATGCCCTGCCGCCAAATGACATTGCCGACATCTCACAACTGCGGCAGGTTGTTGATGAGTCGCAGCGTGTGGTGGCCGGGTTGTGCTTGTTCGTCACCATGCAAATTTGTGTCGTCATCCGACAAGTCCGCGGACGCAGCCGCAATGACTTCGACGGCCGCTATCGCCTCTGGAATTGGGCGGTCGTTGCCAGCGGATTCTTTTGTGCGGCGATATTTCTCAACCTACATCGCGTCGCGGGCGGAATTGTGGCGGCACTGCTGAATCGGCCCGACTTAACAACTTCCCCAATCACCTGGCAGGTCCCCGTGTTGACCATCGGCGGGCTGCTGTTGTTGGAACTGGGACGGGAGATGCGCGAACATCGTCCGACGAGCGTATTACTGTATCTCAGCTGTTTGTGTTATATGGTCCCCCTGCTCTCTTCCTTGAAACCGGTCTCCGGATCCCTGGATATGCTCCCCCCGCTGGTCGCGGGCATGCCGATCGAGATGCTGGCGTTCTCTGCAGCAAACATTTTGCTGTTCACCACGATGTCGTTACATGCCCGGTATGTCGTCCATTTCAATCCGGAGCCACCCACGTCGGTCGTACGTCAATTCCGCTTGCCGCTACCCCGCTTGCGTCGCCCGCGGTTCCGCCGACCACGGTTCTTGCGTTTGCCGAAATTTCTGCACTGGAAGTTACCCACATTTCAGAAACCGACGTTCAAGCTTCCGCAGTTCAAATTCCCGGCACTTAAGTTCCCGGCTTTCAAATTGAAGTTCCCCACCTTCAAGTTGAAATTGCCCAAACGGAAACCGCGTGCAGCGGCCCCTGTCGCACAAGCAGCGACGGAAGCGGTCAAACCGGCTCCGAAGAAAAAAAAGGCAGCGACGCCACGTCGCACGCGGACCGAACCGGCGCACATCGAACCCCCTGCTCCACAATCGGCAACAACAGAAGCCTTCGCGGAACAAATGCCGCCCCGCTCGAAGCGTCGCACCCCACCCAAAAAAGCAAAAACCCGCGCATCGCAAAGGCCGATCGAAGATCAAATCGATGAAGTGACCGCCGATGAGCTCAAAGGGCTGTCAAAAAAACAAAAACGCGAGCTCCGCAAAAAACGCCGCGAAGCACAACGCGCCGCCCAATAAGGCGGCACAGCCGCTAGGTTCGAGCTTCCGGCGGCACAGCCGCTTTGTGCGAGCTTCCGCTCGGTGGTTGGTGGGGCGCTTCCGTTGGGCGCTTTGCTTTGTGAATGGGGGTAGCGCTGCGGCTCGGTGGGTGCTTTGCCGTTCCGGGATACTGTTTTTTGCTCCGTTGCCCCTATTGCTGCTTGGGTTGTGACGACTTGCTGACTGGTGTGATTGGCAAATCTGCTCGTGTCGAGTACCTTATGGTGAGCGCCTCTTGAAGTTGGCGAAACCAGGAGTCAATCGGCATGGACCGGGACGTGTGGTCATCCACGGCCCCCGGCAAGGCGAGTTATCTATGAGTAAAACGGATCAGTCGGGATCGGCCGCC
Coding sequences within it:
- a CDS encoding carboxylesterase family protein; translation: MLRRRIRIVALMITALVAPVAIATAADTGFLDRVYTDDAGDHKYKVFVPQNYDAAKQWPVILFLHSADQRGNDGQAQVEQGLGPAIKEQADSFPFIAVFPQAEDTKGRILTAWSPDSPDGARALKILETVEKDFRVDPQQRIVTGWSMGGYGTWLMGAAKPDFWAALVPISGGGDPAIAKTIQDIPVWCFHGAKDPVVKIADDQQVIDALRKLGADPYFTVYPDAEHDAWKLAYRDPRLYTWMLDPAAPVKSTAPLLAKPRDRSIDEQKSRDAEPFVPALEIPSAISVRLGNDLLKAMAETIPQVTPPDVTRGVIANIGQGSSVQGVSFSTTLYGINYSGRLVRARVKAYTKDKVNVQVGLSDVRINISGASISGSPGPLGGGRYAQAGPMSIALGYRRPIWISFDVTPYIVNQQLKLRLRGTYFRIPNDNWSVSGPNGISASGLGMDEGRIASSLRSGLYGSKSRIENEILTAIPPMVAELEKKIDLSPAGKLVTGLWPLPVYKPRVRVWPQSVSTDDKGISIVLGATAAAIDARQAPPRPRVIAAVGPDAEQVPQTEEFQFGLAPNMLGPLTQMLIDDDAARIHLLDTPIENFKKLADRQFLSEVIPDLKHYGPDVQIWSELIMTEPLQIVDAPAKSGGEEDVAQSTMRLQLPRLLISLAIKTDATSETWTPYAELEFSASQRVIPTLQKPTSLTRALALQWQGQPELNLQARFAPDLKPEDNTIDLPRIREVLLAGWAELTEGGTASRVDIADFDLGYSKLRVNDITWAPPQIVTTFGAPGVKITNNFDQPLVYETKGPYSDWSAPFTLPSGESHYFAITYPLMYRRQVNGSYQVFTLPVGSHSAYSAPLARKPPQLYQAKEQPQEKPPADESPAQDSDAQSAKSE
- the xseA gene encoding exodeoxyribonuclease VII large subunit, which produces MPDVPLKTVSQLTQEIKNCLETEFPFVWVSGEISNLSRAASGHCYLTLKDDSAQLRAIMWRGTANRLKFDLHDGLEVVAAGRVEVYEARGSYQLIIEQCEPQGLGALELAFRQLHEKLAGEGLFDPEHKQPLPAIPQRIALVTSPTSAAVRDMLQVLTRRWPAAEILILPVLVQGPGAAAEIAAALRSVPQIPGVDVVITGRGGGSLEDLWAFNEEIVARAIYDCPIPVVSAVGHEIDVTIADLVADRRALTPSEAAELVVPDVRDIRAGIAQMRNRLIGGLKQQAVTARGQLDALASRRVFTQPAERVHDLQQLLDELEARNRRAVQRIVETAKQQLASSSASLDALSPLAVLGRGYSLSKIAGGTEFLKTIDDAPAGATLQTLLADGRVTSKIESTDAGQPQDFLE
- a CDS encoding exodeoxyribonuclease VII small subunit; the protein is MAKRAKKENAAPKFEEALEQLQQIVGELEESSGGLEHSLKRFEEGIDLLRTCYQTLEQAEQKIELLTAVDEQGNLTTAPFDATSTVEQKTRKSAKKKPAEDEDGGSLF
- a CDS encoding Hsp20/alpha crystallin family protein, whose translation is MTQTQEGLTKSCCTTDQTTTEKTTEEVLNPRVDISETNEALILTVDMPGVAEEDVDITLHKQVLTIEAKKTECTHEGVNPYYVEHSAGLYQRRFKLTEEVDRDGIDATLKDGVLRLTLPKVKAEAAQKIKVMTA
- a CDS encoding Hsp20/alpha crystallin family protein, which codes for MLNTSFRKHWDPWQELNRLPVDMNRIFSGLSDAVRTGAQAFPAMNVLSGEDRLVVTAEVAGVNADDIDITVEGDMLTIKGNRPVDTLGEDEKYHRRERGTGEFSRTLRLPFEVDAAQTEAEYTQGVLTVVLHKPEASKPKKITVKRAS